A section of the Paenibacillus aurantius genome encodes:
- a CDS encoding HPP family protein, which yields MRETYFSKMKGSGKSPLQVLPWNAFMGFLGGLFTIGLLSTLTDLTSAVWIMAPFGASCVLAFGVWEAPLSQPRNIIGGHLISTLVGLIFYHSFGPGVLVTGLAVGTATAAMMLTKTTHPPAGADPIVVILAGSGWWYLISPVLLGSVLVVILALLVNNASRHRKYPTFWY from the coding sequence ATGCGCGAAACGTATTTCTCTAAAATGAAGGGATCGGGAAAAAGCCCTCTGCAAGTCCTTCCCTGGAATGCCTTTATGGGCTTCCTGGGTGGGCTGTTTACCATCGGGTTATTATCCACCCTGACCGATCTGACCTCGGCCGTATGGATTATGGCTCCGTTTGGCGCCAGCTGCGTGTTGGCGTTCGGGGTCTGGGAAGCGCCTCTCTCTCAGCCGAGAAACATCATCGGCGGGCATCTCATTTCCACTCTTGTCGGCCTGATCTTTTATCACAGCTTCGGCCCAGGCGTTCTGGTAACGGGGCTGGCGGTCGGTACCGCAACCGCTGCCATGATGCTGACGAAAACGACACATCCGCCGGCAGGTGCCGATCCGATTGTGGTGATCCTGGCAGGCAGTGGGTGGTGGTACCTGATTTCCCCGGTTCTGCTCGGCTCCGTCCTCGTGGTTATCCTTGCTCTTCTGGTGAATAACGCCAGCCGCCATCGGAAATATCCTACATTCTGGTACTAA
- a CDS encoding sulfite oxidase gives MRSPESKPYLVTRRLIPENQESPIPFISAAVTPEQYFYRRNHFPYPAISEQSFKLSVGGEILRPLVFSYQDLLRLPSKEIMVVLECSGNNRRHFAPKVFGEQWEGGAMSQGVWKGVAVRELLKWTGLQATAKEILFEGSDYGSRTDLEGEFVFARSLPLEKALHPDTLIAYALNGNPIPYKQGYPLRLIVPQWYAMASVKWLRSITVIRTPFNGPFQANDYMYYPEKDSDAGKMPVTTIHVDSIIQQPIDWSVLEVGAHQIYGLAWTGTGFITKVEISTDGGNHWEPAAIQKDPGNPYRWITWTYTWAATQKGEYTIMSRAADSLGFAQPAEARWNRKGYGYNAYSTVRVKVE, from the coding sequence ATGCGTTCGCCGGAAAGCAAGCCTTATCTAGTTACGCGAAGATTGATCCCGGAAAATCAAGAGAGCCCCATCCCTTTTATTTCTGCGGCCGTTACTCCAGAGCAGTACTTTTACCGAAGAAATCATTTTCCCTATCCTGCAATATCCGAGCAATCGTTCAAGCTTTCAGTAGGCGGGGAGATTCTGAGGCCGCTGGTTTTCTCTTACCAAGACTTACTCCGTTTACCGTCCAAAGAGATCATGGTTGTTTTGGAATGCTCCGGAAACAATAGAAGACATTTTGCTCCGAAGGTTTTTGGTGAACAGTGGGAAGGCGGTGCCATGAGCCAGGGCGTCTGGAAAGGAGTGGCTGTAAGAGAGCTGCTTAAGTGGACTGGATTGCAGGCGACAGCAAAAGAAATCTTGTTTGAAGGATCCGATTACGGAAGCCGTACCGATCTTGAAGGCGAGTTCGTATTTGCAAGAAGTCTTCCTTTGGAAAAAGCATTGCATCCGGATACGTTAATTGCTTATGCGCTAAACGGGAACCCGATCCCCTACAAGCAAGGGTATCCGCTTCGGCTAATTGTTCCTCAGTGGTATGCGATGGCCTCCGTCAAATGGCTCCGAAGCATAACGGTAATCCGCACTCCTTTCAACGGGCCTTTTCAAGCTAACGATTACATGTACTATCCGGAAAAAGACAGCGACGCGGGGAAAATGCCCGTAACTACGATCCATGTCGATTCTATCATTCAGCAACCGATAGACTGGAGCGTGTTGGAAGTTGGGGCGCATCAAATTTACGGATTGGCCTGGACGGGAACCGGATTCATTACCAAGGTTGAAATCAGCACAGATGGGGGAAACCACTGGGAACCGGCTGCCATTCAAAAAGATCCCGGAAATCCGTATCGTTGGATCACTTGGACCTACACCTGGGCCGCCACCCAAAAAGGGGAGTACACCATCATGTCCAGGGCTGCGGACTCGCTCGGATTCGCTCAACCGGCGGAAGCAAGATGGAACCGAAAAGGTTATGGGTATAACGCCTATTCCACCGTACGGGTCAAGGTGGAGTAA